In one Butyrivibrio proteoclasticus B316 genomic region, the following are encoded:
- a CDS encoding LacI family DNA-binding transcriptional regulator yields MGKRVTLQEIADALGMSRNTVSRALNNSGSVSSETRSKICQMATAMGYKQFSLVDTADTATSTLLALKDGKTEIALFTHSFPGASHSGNKLLEAFQNRIDSLGYKLSINIIKDNDIESLSLPTNFSMDNIAGILCIELFSEKYSKFLCSLNIPILFVDTPVLHKFGLAADTLYMENVTSVYRLISSFIQSGKRNISFVGDRFHCQSFNERWQAYVSAMTDSGIGIDTGSCILDDDSIPYKDTDYLAARISELGKMPEVFFCANDYIAICTIKALRQLGKKVPKDVAVCGFDNAPEATIIEPSLTTVKIHSSSMGFIAADILLSRIANPNTPYKKTYVETDIIIRESTGNTIK; encoded by the coding sequence ATGGGAAAAAGAGTAACATTACAGGAAATTGCAGACGCACTTGGAATGTCAAGAAATACCGTTTCCAGAGCACTTAACAACTCAGGAAGCGTATCTTCGGAAACCAGGAGTAAGATCTGTCAGATGGCTACAGCCATGGGCTACAAGCAGTTTAGTTTAGTTGATACCGCTGATACAGCAACAAGTACGCTCTTAGCATTAAAGGACGGCAAGACAGAAATAGCCCTGTTCACTCATTCTTTTCCTGGTGCATCCCATTCAGGAAACAAGCTTCTTGAGGCATTTCAGAACAGAATAGATTCACTAGGCTACAAGCTTTCAATCAACATTATTAAAGATAATGATATTGAATCCTTAAGCCTCCCAACTAATTTTTCCATGGACAATATAGCAGGAATTCTCTGTATAGAGCTCTTTTCCGAAAAATACAGCAAATTCCTCTGCAGCCTGAATATTCCCATTCTCTTTGTAGATACCCCTGTTCTTCATAAATTCGGATTGGCAGCTGATACTCTCTACATGGAGAATGTTACAAGCGTCTACCGCCTGATCAGTTCATTTATCCAAAGCGGAAAGAGAAACATCTCATTTGTTGGTGACAGATTCCATTGCCAGTCCTTCAATGAGAGGTGGCAGGCCTACGTTTCAGCCATGACAGATAGCGGGATTGGCATCGACACCGGATCCTGTATTCTTGATGACGACTCGATTCCGTACAAAGATACAGATTATCTCGCAGCAAGGATCAGCGAGCTTGGGAAAATGCCTGAAGTTTTCTTTTGTGCCAACGATTACATTGCAATCTGCACCATAAAGGCCCTTAGGCAGCTTGGTAAAAAAGTTCCGAAGGACGTTGCGGTCTGCGGATTTGATAATGCGCCCGAAGCCACCATCATCGAGCCAAGTCTTACCACGGTGAAGATACATTCAAGCTCCATGGGCTTTATTGCTGCGGATATTCTGCTTTCCAGGATCGCAAATCCAAATACTCCTTACAAAAAAACATATGTAGAAACAGATATCATAATAAGAGAATCAACCGGAAATACGATTAAATAA
- a CDS encoding ABC transporter permease: MFSLVAFIPRAVQQGVPLLFGCTGETITEKSGNLNLGIPGVMYVGAISGVIGSFFYEQSAASGGLNGFLAILIPLICSLIGSFLMGLLYCFLTVSLRANQNVTGLAMTTFGIGFGNFFGGSLIKLAGADVPSISLSATSAYFSSTLPFASKMGWVGKVFFSYGFLAYVAIIIAFVCAYVLRKTRVGLHLRAVGEDPAAADADGIDVKKYKYVSTCLGCMIAGLGGLYYVMDYACGVWSNDAFGDRGWLAIALVIFTIWKPDVSVISSILFGGLYILYLYLPSGTHTEYKELYKMIPYIVTLVVLVFTSMRNKREDQPPKSLGTNYFREER, encoded by the coding sequence ATGTTTAGTCTTGTTGCATTTATACCAAGAGCTGTTCAGCAAGGCGTTCCTCTGCTCTTTGGATGTACAGGTGAGACGATCACAGAAAAATCAGGAAATTTGAATCTGGGAATCCCAGGTGTCATGTATGTAGGCGCTATAAGCGGTGTTATTGGATCTTTTTTCTATGAACAGTCAGCTGCGTCAGGTGGGCTTAATGGTTTTCTGGCTATTTTAATACCTCTTATCTGCTCACTTATAGGCTCTTTTTTAATGGGGCTGTTATACTGCTTTCTGACGGTAAGCTTAAGAGCAAATCAGAATGTTACAGGTCTTGCCATGACTACCTTTGGTATAGGCTTTGGTAATTTCTTTGGAGGTTCTCTGATAAAGCTTGCAGGTGCGGATGTTCCTTCAATTTCACTCTCTGCAACCTCTGCTTATTTTAGCAGCACTCTGCCTTTTGCATCGAAGATGGGATGGGTTGGCAAAGTATTCTTTTCATACGGATTTCTGGCCTATGTTGCGATCATTATTGCCTTCGTTTGTGCCTATGTTCTCAGGAAGACAAGAGTAGGACTGCACCTTCGCGCTGTTGGCGAAGATCCTGCAGCAGCGGATGCAGATGGAATTGACGTAAAGAAATATAAATATGTTTCAACATGCCTTGGATGTATGATAGCAGGACTTGGCGGATTATACTATGTAATGGATTATGCATGTGGTGTATGGTCAAATGATGCTTTCGGCGACAGAGGCTGGCTTGCTATTGCACTCGTTATCTTTACAATTTGGAAGCCTGATGTTAGTGTTATATCTTCAATACTTTTTGGAGGACTGTATATTTTATACTTGTATCTTCCATCCGGAACACACACTGAATACAAAGAGCTTTATAAGATGATCCCTTATATTGTAACCCTTGTGGTTCTTGTTTTTACCAGCATGAGGAACAAAAGGGAAGATCAGCCGCCAAAGAGTCTTGGAACCAATTATTTCCGTGAAGAAAGATAA
- a CDS encoding nitroreductase family protein, whose translation MEFKTVIESRESVRKYSNQKPNEEQVKYILEAGRMAPTAFNKQPQRIYILKSEEALQKMDSVHPCRYGAPMVILVCADKDAASNFQGGNSYLMDGTIVATHMMLAATDIGLDTCWAGVNDVKQTQKVFNLQENIYPICFLDLGYRSDDFKSLLGNKKRNSLDSMINIL comes from the coding sequence ATGGAATTTAAGACAGTTATAGAATCAAGAGAGTCTGTTCGTAAGTACAGTAATCAGAAACCAAATGAAGAACAGGTTAAATATATTTTAGAAGCGGGACGTATGGCGCCAACTGCTTTCAATAAACAGCCACAACGCATATATATATTAAAAAGTGAAGAAGCACTTCAAAAAATGGATAGTGTTCATCCTTGCCGTTATGGAGCACCTATGGTTATATTGGTATGTGCTGACAAGGATGCTGCTAGTAATTTTCAGGGTGGAAACAGTTATTTAATGGATGGAACAATTGTTGCAACACATATGATGCTTGCTGCTACTGATATTGGATTAGATACTTGTTGGGCTGGAGTCAATGATGTTAAGCAAACACAAAAAGTCTTTAATTTGCAGGAAAATATCTATCCTATCTGTTTTTTGGATTTAGGATATCGCTCTGATGATTTTAAAAGTCTTTTAGGCAATAAGAAAAGAAATTCCTTAGATTCAATGATTAATATTTTATAG
- a CDS encoding xanthine phosphoribosyltransferase, translating into MNFLEERIIKDGVVKEGNILKVDSFLNHQLDVELFDEMGAEWAKRFEGVEINKILTIEASGIGIACVAARHFNVPVVFAKKTQSVNLDGEMYTAEVESFTHKNKNHVIVSKKYLNENDKVLIIDDFLANGCALQGLISIINSANATVAGIGIAIEKGFQPGGQIIRNLGYRLESLAIVDGMDPATGKITFRN; encoded by the coding sequence ATGAATTTTCTTGAAGAGAGAATTATTAAAGACGGTGTTGTAAAAGAAGGCAACATATTAAAGGTGGACAGCTTTTTAAATCATCAATTGGATGTTGAACTTTTTGATGAGATGGGCGCAGAATGGGCAAAGAGATTTGAAGGCGTTGAAATAAATAAGATTCTGACTATCGAAGCATCAGGCATAGGTATTGCCTGCGTGGCAGCAAGACATTTTAATGTTCCTGTGGTATTTGCCAAGAAAACCCAGAGTGTCAATCTTGATGGCGAAATGTATACAGCAGAAGTAGAGTCTTTTACCCACAAAAATAAGAACCATGTTATCGTATCCAAAAAGTACCTTAATGAGAATGATAAGGTTCTTATTATTGATGATTTCCTGGCAAACGGATGTGCATTGCAGGGACTCATATCAATAATAAACAGTGCAAATGCCACTGTGGCGGGCATTGGTATAGCAATAGAAAAGGGCTTCCAGCCGGGCGGGCAGATAATCAGAAACTTAGGTTACAGACTTGAGTCTCTTGCAATAGTTGATGGTATGGATCCTGCAACAGGTAAGATCACTTTCAGAAATTGA
- a CDS encoding (deoxy)nucleoside triphosphate pyrophosphohydrolase produces MKTVNVVAAIICDDYKKKTKIFATQRGYGEYKDGWEFPGGKIEEGETPEQALVREIREELGAEIAVHELIDVIDYDYEKFHLHMNCYWATVVEGELQLLEHEAAKWLEYSELNSVDWLPADLAIIPKLAAEMEQALDIIMKRPSV; encoded by the coding sequence ATGAAGACAGTCAATGTTGTTGCAGCAATTATCTGTGACGATTACAAAAAGAAAACGAAAATTTTTGCCACGCAGCGTGGCTACGGCGAATATAAAGACGGCTGGGAGTTTCCCGGAGGAAAGATAGAGGAAGGGGAAACACCTGAGCAAGCCCTGGTTCGGGAAATACGAGAGGAACTTGGCGCTGAGATAGCAGTACATGAACTGATTGATGTAATTGATTACGACTATGAAAAGTTCCACCTGCATATGAATTGCTATTGGGCAACAGTAGTGGAAGGAGAACTTCAACTCCTAGAACATGAAGCAGCAAAATGGCTTGAGTATAGTGAGCTGAATAGCGTTGATTGGCTTCCTGCTGATCTCGCAATCATTCCCAAGCTTGCCGCTGAGATGGAACAGGCATTGGATATTATCATGAAGAGACCAAGCGTATAG
- a CDS encoding arsenate reductase family protein, translating into MNIQIFGTKKCNDTKKAERFFKERGIKYQFIDMKEKGMSKGELTSVASANGGIANLVNPDAKDKDAVALFQYIADEDKLEKLLESQQIIKTPVVRNGKQSTLGYQPDVWKKWE; encoded by the coding sequence ATGAATATACAGATTTTTGGCACCAAAAAGTGCAATGATACCAAGAAGGCAGAACGCTTTTTTAAAGAGCGTGGCATTAAGTATCAGTTTATTGATATGAAGGAAAAAGGCATGAGTAAGGGTGAACTTACATCAGTTGCTTCAGCAAATGGTGGAATCGCCAATCTGGTGAATCCAGATGCAAAGGACAAGGATGCAGTAGCTCTTTTCCAATATATTGCTGACGAGGATAAGCTTGAGAAGCTGCTTGAGTCTCAGCAGATCATCAAGACTCCGGTGGTTAGAAACGGGAAGCAGTCTACCCTTGGCTATCAGCCGGATGTGTGGAAAAAGTGGGAATAA
- a CDS encoding ABC transporter permease, with product MKQIVKEPRFHIVKRADISSAKAWTIRIIAILAALALCSIITMVCTGDNPISIFTTIFKGAFGTQRKTWITLQYVAILLIISLALTPAFKMQFWNVGGEGQVLMGGLAAAACMITLSDKLPNAVVIILMIVTSILAGAIWGVIPALFKAMWNTNETLSTLMMNYIATQLVAFFTIVWEVPKGSGKIGIINQNSNIGWLPNVGNKYLLSIIAAALVTFGMYIYLKRTKHGYEIEVVGESQNTARYVGISVEKVIIRTMLLSGAICGLAGLLLVGGINHTITTTISDGQGFTGVMVSWLAKFNPIAMIFTSLLIIFMDRGASEISTVFELNQSFADILTGIILFFIIGCDFFIRYKIVVNKDSGKEGA from the coding sequence ATGAAACAGATAGTAAAAGAGCCTCGTTTTCATATTGTAAAAAGAGCAGATATCAGTAGCGCTAAAGCGTGGACTATCAGAATAATCGCAATTCTGGCAGCTTTGGCTTTATGCTCGATAATTACTATGGTCTGCACAGGTGACAATCCTATATCAATATTCACAACTATTTTCAAAGGGGCCTTTGGCACCCAGAGAAAAACCTGGATAACACTGCAGTATGTTGCTATTCTTCTCATCATTTCTTTGGCACTGACACCTGCATTTAAAATGCAGTTTTGGAATGTAGGCGGTGAAGGACAGGTCCTGATGGGAGGCCTTGCAGCGGCAGCGTGTATGATCACTCTTTCAGACAAGCTTCCTAATGCCGTTGTGATCATTCTTATGATAGTTACTTCAATCCTGGCAGGTGCCATTTGGGGAGTAATCCCGGCGCTTTTTAAAGCCATGTGGAACACCAATGAAACACTTTCAACACTTATGATGAACTACATTGCAACCCAGCTTGTAGCATTTTTTACCATAGTTTGGGAGGTTCCTAAGGGATCAGGCAAGATTGGTATTATCAACCAGAATTCAAACATAGGCTGGCTTCCAAATGTTGGCAATAAATATCTACTTAGTATTATTGCAGCTGCTTTAGTCACTTTTGGAATGTATATTTATCTTAAACGAACCAAGCACGGATATGAGATAGAAGTAGTTGGCGAAAGCCAGAACACTGCCAGATACGTAGGAATCAGTGTTGAGAAGGTTATAATCAGAACCATGTTATTGTCTGGCGCAATTTGTGGTTTGGCAGGTCTTCTTTTAGTGGGAGGTATTAACCATACAATAACCACAACTATTTCTGATGGACAGGGCTTTACAGGTGTTATGGTTTCATGGCTGGCCAAGTTTAATCCGATAGCTATGATCTTCACCAGCCTTCTGATCATCTTCATGGACAGAGGCGCCAGCGAAATATCTACTGTGTTTGAGCTCAACCAGAGCTTTGCAGATATTCTGACCGGAATAATCCTGTTCTTTATAATCGGATGTGACTTTTTTATCAGATATAAAATTGTTGTAAATAAAGATTCAGGAAAGGAGGGCGCATAA
- a CDS encoding ABC transporter ATP-binding protein, with amino-acid sequence MIIVENKEVAISLRGITKSFGNVTANSNVNLDIYKGEILSLLGENGSGKTTLMNMLAGIYYPDAGQIIIDGKEAVIRSPRDAFDLGIGMVHQHFKLIDVFNVTENIILGLEGKLNIKEAEKRIMEICDKYGFEINPKKKIYDMSVSEKQTVEIVKVLYRGADILILDEPTAVLTPQETEKLFNVMRNMKKDGKSIVIITHKLNEVQSISDRVAVLRQGEFINDMKTSKTNAQEMTDMMVGHSVSLNIDRPDPVDPKPRIVVENLTVVDNEGLVKLDDVSFTANSGEILGIAGISGCGQKELLRAIAGLEIIKDGRVTYIHQDGRTEELIGKSPREISDLGVKLSFVPEDRLGMGLVGNMNLADNMMLRSYRSGKSRFFTEKKEPRKLAERVVSKLQVATPSIDTPVRMLSGGNVQKVLVGREISSRPKVLLTAYAVRGLDIRSSYQIYDLINQQKKRGAAVLFVGEDLDVLVELCDRILVLCDGKVSGIVDGRNTNKYTLGSMMTQKGEAS; translated from the coding sequence GTGATAATTGTGGAAAATAAAGAAGTAGCCATATCTCTTCGTGGTATTACAAAGTCTTTTGGTAATGTAACTGCAAATAGCAATGTCAATTTAGATATTTATAAGGGTGAGATATTATCTCTTCTTGGTGAAAATGGAAGTGGAAAAACAACTCTTATGAACATGCTTGCGGGAATCTATTATCCTGATGCCGGCCAGATAATCATAGACGGCAAAGAGGCTGTTATCCGCTCGCCCAGAGATGCCTTTGATCTTGGAATAGGCATGGTTCATCAGCATTTTAAGCTTATTGATGTATTCAATGTAACTGAGAACATAATTCTTGGTCTTGAAGGTAAGCTTAATATTAAAGAGGCTGAAAAAAGGATCATGGAAATCTGTGACAAATACGGATTCGAGATCAACCCCAAAAAGAAGATATATGATATGTCAGTCTCTGAGAAGCAGACAGTTGAGATTGTTAAGGTTCTTTACAGGGGAGCAGATATTTTAATATTGGATGAACCAACTGCCGTATTGACTCCTCAGGAAACCGAGAAACTTTTTAATGTCATGCGTAATATGAAAAAAGATGGAAAATCCATAGTTATTATTACTCATAAGCTAAACGAGGTTCAGAGTATATCCGATCGAGTTGCAGTATTGCGTCAGGGAGAATTCATCAATGACATGAAGACCAGCAAAACCAATGCTCAGGAAATGACGGATATGATGGTGGGTCATTCTGTTTCTCTTAATATTGACAGACCTGATCCTGTGGATCCCAAGCCTCGTATCGTAGTTGAAAACCTCACTGTTGTTGATAATGAGGGATTAGTTAAGCTTGACGATGTATCTTTTACTGCAAATTCCGGAGAAATACTGGGAATTGCGGGAATATCCGGCTGCGGACAGAAGGAACTTCTCAGGGCAATTGCCGGTCTCGAGATCATTAAAGATGGAAGAGTCACATATATCCACCAGGATGGAAGAACTGAGGAGCTTATCGGTAAATCTCCCAGGGAAATCTCCGACCTTGGTGTAAAGCTGTCTTTTGTTCCTGAAGACAGACTTGGAATGGGACTTGTTGGAAATATGAATCTTGCTGATAATATGATGCTCAGATCCTATAGAAGCGGTAAGTCAAGATTCTTTACAGAGAAAAAAGAGCCTAGAAAACTTGCAGAAAGGGTTGTTTCCAAGCTTCAGGTGGCAACTCCAAGTATTGATACGCCTGTGCGTATGCTTTCCGGCGGAAATGTCCAAAAGGTTCTTGTTGGAAGAGAAATATCTTCAAGACCTAAGGTGCTTCTGACTGCATATGCTGTAAGAGGCCTTGATATCAGGTCTTCCTACCAGATATATGATCTTATCAACCAGCAAAAGAAACGCGGAGCAGCTGTGCTCTTTGTTGGTGAAGATCTGGATGTTCTTGTTGAGCTCTGCGACAGGATACTTGTCCTCTGCGATGGTAAGGTCAGCGGAATTGTAGATGGCAGAAATACCAATAAATACACCTTGGGATCAATGATGACACAGAAAGGAGAGGCTTCATAA
- a CDS encoding uracil-xanthine permease family protein — protein MGEKRQAIYDATTLGKPKMALLGLQHMFAMFGATILVPILVNGYFNGEGLSVQVTLFFAGIGTLLFHLLSKFKVPAFLGSSFAFLGGFATVANLNTGKYANMTYGEKLPYACGGIVVAGLLYLVLALIIKLVGVKKVMHFLPPVVTGPIIICIGLSLAPSAVTNASANWFLALVALSVVVIFNIWGKGMFKIIPILMGVVISYVVALVMYGFGFTNADGSAIINFAPVAQASWVGLPPFQIAKFDLSAVLVMAPIAIATMMEHVGDISAISATTSKNFIEDPGLHRTLLGDGLATAVAGLFGGPANTTYGENTGVLELSKVYDPKVVELAAVYAIVVSFIPKISDVIGTMPTAIIGGISFILYGMISAIGVRNVVENKVDFTKSRNLIVAAVILVSGLGFSDGITFTIGSTSVTLTSLAIAALLGIVLNAILPGNDYDFGVNHKGDINRGVSFNNDVA, from the coding sequence ATGGGAGAAAAAAGACAGGCTATTTATGATGCCACGACGTTGGGGAAACCTAAAATGGCGCTATTAGGATTGCAACACATGTTTGCGATGTTTGGAGCGACTATTTTGGTTCCGATTTTAGTTAATGGTTATTTCAATGGTGAAGGACTTTCAGTCCAGGTTACTCTTTTCTTTGCCGGTATTGGCACTCTTTTATTTCATCTTTTATCTAAGTTTAAAGTTCCCGCATTTTTAGGTTCATCATTTGCTTTCCTTGGTGGTTTTGCTACAGTAGCTAATTTGAATACAGGTAAATATGCCAATATGACTTATGGAGAAAAGCTTCCATACGCTTGTGGCGGAATTGTAGTTGCAGGACTTCTTTATCTGGTACTCGCTCTTATTATTAAGTTAGTAGGAGTAAAGAAGGTAATGCATTTCCTTCCACCTGTAGTTACCGGCCCTATTATCATTTGCATAGGCCTTTCACTTGCGCCATCAGCAGTAACCAATGCTTCTGCAAACTGGTTTTTAGCACTGGTTGCTCTTTCAGTAGTAGTCATCTTTAATATATGGGGAAAAGGGATGTTCAAGATTATCCCAATCCTCATGGGAGTTGTGATTTCATATGTTGTTGCACTTGTAATGTACGGCTTTGGCTTTACTAACGCAGATGGAAGTGCGATCATCAATTTTGCTCCTGTCGCACAGGCAAGTTGGGTAGGACTTCCTCCATTCCAAATTGCAAAGTTTGATCTTTCAGCAGTTTTGGTTATGGCCCCTATCGCGATCGCTACAATGATGGAGCATGTTGGAGATATATCTGCTATATCAGCAACAACAAGTAAGAATTTCATTGAAGATCCTGGACTTCACAGGACATTACTTGGCGATGGACTTGCAACAGCTGTTGCAGGACTCTTTGGTGGACCAGCTAATACAACATACGGTGAAAATACAGGTGTTCTTGAACTTTCCAAAGTATATGATCCCAAGGTTGTTGAGCTTGCAGCAGTATATGCTATAGTAGTAAGCTTCATTCCAAAAATATCTGACGTCATTGGTACAATGCCAACAGCAATTATTGGTGGTATCAGCTTTATTTTGTACGGAATGATTTCCGCTATAGGTGTTCGTAATGTAGTAGAAAACAAGGTTGACTTTACAAAGTCAAGAAATCTGATCGTAGCAGCAGTAATACTTGTATCAGGACTTGGTTTTTCAGATGGTATCACATTTACAATTGGTTCAACATCTGTAACATTGACTTCACTCGCAATCGCAGCATTACTTGGAATTGTTTTGAATGCAATTCTTCCCGGTAATGATTATGACTTTGGCGTTAATCACAAGGGTGATATCAATAGAGGCGTAAGCTTCAATAACGATGTAGCTTAA
- a CDS encoding glycoside hydrolase family 32 protein: MHRIKTLLLIGIMTISSVGCSSKAAEPDTTLDETTEETVQSADEKYLGENIEDHIVFPASVEGLVGDTMPFYDEGKYNVFYLADLRDGKQGYHPWGLMQTTDFASYDDKGVVLNYGDAVEDQDIALGTGSVIKGNDGKYHAFYTGHNDMFEPKEAVMHAVSSDLINWEKIPEDTLYANENYAQNDFRDPFVFYVESEKCYSMLVATRQNNIGVIARYTSEDLKSWEDAGVFFENDMGTDSNLECPTLLSYKGKWYLSFSDQWPHRLVHYRIADNFEGPFEIPSQDIFDCNGFYAGRMETDGENLYVVGWNGTKKNHTDSEDYDWGGNMVTHKLVQHEDGSLTPVLNPELEKLLSNELSLTPVKMTDSASLSEGVISFAGEKYEMAGFKELLGSYLIKTTIRGFDKDGMFGFCFDTNEESVGNLNIVFNGANNRIEFYNGSNIMERTAQSYVDFNLADKNELNVSLLVADGVVCMYVNDEIAFTTRMYMSQGSDFGVFSVESKVSFEDLKAFK; the protein is encoded by the coding sequence ATGCATAGAATAAAAACATTGCTTTTGATTGGCATTATGACCATCTCCAGTGTTGGATGCTCATCCAAAGCCGCAGAACCGGATACTACTTTAGATGAAACAACAGAGGAAACCGTGCAGTCAGCGGATGAAAAGTATCTGGGAGAGAACATTGAAGATCATATCGTTTTTCCGGCATCAGTGGAGGGACTTGTGGGCGATACAATGCCGTTTTACGACGAGGGAAAGTACAATGTCTTTTACCTGGCAGACCTAAGAGACGGTAAGCAGGGATATCACCCTTGGGGGCTGATGCAGACTACAGACTTTGCCTCATATGATGACAAGGGAGTTGTTTTGAATTATGGAGACGCTGTAGAAGACCAGGACATAGCTCTTGGAACCGGAAGTGTAATAAAGGGAAATGACGGTAAGTACCATGCTTTTTATACAGGACATAACGATATGTTTGAGCCAAAAGAAGCAGTGATGCATGCTGTCAGCAGCGATCTTATAAATTGGGAAAAGATTCCCGAAGACACACTTTATGCAAACGAGAATTATGCACAGAACGACTTCAGGGATCCGTTTGTTTTCTATGTTGAATCAGAAAAGTGCTATTCAATGCTTGTTGCAACAAGACAGAACAACATCGGAGTCATTGCAAGATACACTTCAGAGGACTTAAAGAGCTGGGAAGATGCCGGTGTTTTCTTTGAAAATGATATGGGAACCGATTCAAATCTGGAATGCCCGACACTCCTTTCTTATAAAGGAAAGTGGTACTTGTCATTCTCTGATCAGTGGCCTCACAGGCTTGTTCATTACAGGATAGCAGACAATTTTGAGGGCCCGTTTGAGATCCCTTCACAGGACATCTTTGACTGCAACGGCTTCTATGCAGGAAGAATGGAGACAGACGGAGAGAACTTATATGTTGTCGGATGGAACGGAACGAAGAAAAATCATACAGACAGTGAGGACTACGACTGGGGCGGAAATATGGTCACTCATAAGCTTGTGCAGCATGAAGATGGAAGCCTCACACCTGTTTTAAACCCTGAGCTTGAAAAGCTTTTATCTAATGAGCTTTCGCTTACACCGGTCAAGATGACTGATTCAGCTTCTCTTTCGGAGGGCGTTATATCTTTTGCCGGTGAAAAATATGAGATGGCGGGATTTAAGGAACTTCTTGGCAGTTACCTTATTAAGACCACAATCAGGGGTTTTGATAAAGACGGTATGTTTGGGTTCTGCTTTGATACAAACGAAGAAAGTGTCGGAAACCTGAACATTGTGTTTAACGGCGCCAACAACAGGATTGAGTTCTACAACGGCAGCAATATTATGGAAAGAACTGCTCAGTCATATGTTGATTTCAATTTAGCAGATAAAAATGAGCTGAATGTTTCACTGCTTGTTGCAGACGGCGTTGTGTGCATGTATGTCAACGATGAGATTGCTTTCACAACAAGAATGTACATGTCACAGGGCTCTGATTTTGGGGTGTTTAGTGTTGAATCAAAGGTAAGTTTTGAAGATTTGAAGGCATTTAAGTAA